The Sesamum indicum cultivar Zhongzhi No. 13 linkage group LG6, S_indicum_v1.0, whole genome shotgun sequence genome has a segment encoding these proteins:
- the LOC105163754 gene encoding protein FAR1-RELATED SEQUENCE 3 produces MDVELIDLEEGNMGLCGGITDDGDDDSNDGGEMNAYGHSLAQDEERIVHEPHVGMEFDSEDSAKMFYEDYARGLGFGIRIGHFNRSKPAGKATSREFLCSGDGLKKRPGERCRAMLKIELRGENKWIVTKLGKEHTHPVLSHGEVHYLNPRRHFTAKMNSVVESHQGVNIVPTGVMYASMDGNHVPPEMNHVGKSMSLPESNHTFKNTGSLSYMTRHPRRRTLARDAQDLLDYFKKMQAENPGFYYAIQLDEENRMANAFWADARSRAAYSHFGDAVIMDTIYRRNEYTVPFAPFTGVNHHGQKIMFGCALLLDESEATYVWLFQTFLTAMNDRPPVSLTTDKDRAIQVAVSKVFPEARHCINKWHMLREGQERMAQVCLAHPNFQVDLYNCINMTQTVEEFESFWASLLEKYDLKRNDWLQSIYDARRQWVPAYFRDSFFAIFPCLGFESSFFDGYVNQQTTLPLFFREYERALENSFEREIEADSDTICTTPVLRTPSPMEKQTANLYTKRMFSKFQEELVETFVYTANRIDGDVASSIYRVAKFEDDNKAYIVSVNNAEMKANCSCQMFEYSGILCRHVLTVFTVTNVLTLPWHYILKRWTINAKSVIASEEHSEPQSHESLITRYNNLCKEAMKLAEEGAIASETYSVVLASLREGGKKVSDIKRSIAKVPPSSSQVSGVGYDDIRTSTATPEMTPLLWPRQDEILRRFNLNDASVTSHPISDLNAPTMAPVSVNHDDGHSDRTVVLPCLKSMTWVMENKNSTTASRLAVINLKLQDYSRTHVGESEVKFSLSRLTLEPMLRSMAYISEQLSTPANKVAVINLKLQDSETTSGESEVKFQVSRDTLGAMLRSMAYIREQLSNAINTKQDNTAKRQRK; encoded by the exons ATGGATGTAGAATTGATTGATCTGGAAGAGGGCAACATGGGGCTATGTGGGGGCATCACAGATGACGGAGATGATGATTCTAATGATGGTGGAGAAATGAATGCTTATGGCCACTCTTTGGCTCAGGATGAGGAAAGGATTGTTCATGAACCGCATGTCGGGATGGAATTTGATTCTGAAGATTCAGCAAAAATGTTCTATGAAGATTATGCTAGAGGTCTAGGGTTTGGCATCCGTATTGGGCACTTTAATAGATCAAAGCCAGCCGGCAAAGCAACCTCCCGGGAGTTTTTGTGTTCTGGAGATGGGTTGAAAAAAAGACCTGGTGAAAGATGCAGGGCCATGCTTAAAATTGAGTTAAGGGGTGAAAACAAGTGGATAGTAACAAAACTTGGAAAGGAGCACACTCATCCGGTCTTAAGTCATGGTGAAGTGCATTACCTCAACCCAAGGAGACATTTTACTGCCAAAATGAACAGTGTAGTGGAGTCTCACCAAGGTGTCAACATAGTGCCTACTGGTGTGATGTATGCATCTATGGATGGAAACCATGTCCCTCCAGAAATGAACCATGTAGGGAAGAGTATGTCTCTTCCAGAATCAAATCATACATTTAAGAACACTGGCTCGTTAAGCTATATGACGAGACATCCTAGGCGAAGAACATTAGCTAGGGATGCCCAGGATCTCCTCGATTACTTTAAGAAAATGCAGGCTGAGAACCCAGGATTTTACTATGCCATACAACTTGATGAAGAGAACCGCATGGCTAATGCATTCTGGGCAGATGCCAGATCAAGGGCAGCTTACAGTCATTTCGGTGATGCCGTCATTATGGACACGATTTACAGAAGAAATGAGTACACAGTACCATTTGCTCCATTCACAGGGGTGAATCATCACGGTCAGAAAATTATGTTTGGTTGTGCTCTACTTCTAGATGAATCAGAAGCTACATATGTGTGGCTTTTTCAGACGTTTCTAACTGCCATGAATGACCGTCCCCCTGTATCCCTGACCACGGATAAGGACAGAGCCATACAGGTTGCAGTTAGTAAGGTGTTTCCAGAAGCCCGGCATTGTATAAACAAGTGGCATATGTTAAGAGAAGGGCAAGAAAGAATGGCCCAAGTCTGTCTTGCTCATCCTAATTTTCAGGTGGATCTGTATAATTGCATCAACATGACTCAGACTGTTGAGGAATTTGAATCATTTTGGGCGTCTCTCCTTGAAAAATATGATCTGAAGAGAAATGATTGGCTTCAGTCAATATATGATGCTCGCAGGCAATGGGTGCCTGCTTATTTTCGGGATTCTTTCTTTGCTATTTTTCCCTGTCTGGGATTTGAGAGCTCATTTTTTGATGGCTATGTAAATCAACAAACTACTTTGCCATTGTTCTTTAGGGAATATGAAAGAGCTTTAGAGAACTCATTTGAGAGGGAAATAGAAGCTGATTCTGATACAATATGCACCACCCCTGTGCTGAGGACACCTTCCCCAATGGAAAAACAGACAGCAAACTTGTATACAAAgagaatgttctcaaaattccaagaGGAGTTAGTTGAGACATTTGTATACACTGCAAACAGAATTGATGGTGATGTAGCTAGCAGCATATACAGGGTTGCAAAATTTGAAGATGACAATAAAGCCTATATTGTATCAGTCAACAATGCAGAAATGAAAGCAAATTGTAGCTGTCAGATGTTTGAGTATTCTGGCATCCTATGTAGACATGTATTGACAGTTTTTACCGTAACAAATGTACTTACATTGCCATGGCATTACATCTTAAAGAGGTGGACCATAAATGCTAAAAGTGTGATTGCATCTGAAGAACACAGTGAGCCACAGAGTCATGAGTCACTGATTACAAGATATAACAATTTATGCAAGGAAGCTATGAAATTGGCTGAGGAAGGGGCTATAGCATCAGAGACATACAGTGTGGTACTTGCTAGTCTCAGAGAAGGAGGGAAGAAGGTTTCCGATATTAAGAGAAGTATAGCAAAAGTCCCACCATCAAGCTCACAAGTTAGTGGAGTTGGTTATGATGATATAAGAACATCCACAGCAACTCCAGAAATGACCCCATTACTATGGCCACGGCAAGATGAAATACTACGACGTTTTAATCTTAATGATGCCAGTGTTACTAGTCATCCCATTTCTGATTTAAATGCCCCAACCATGGCCCCAGTTTCTGTTAATCATGATGATGGTCACTCTGATAGAACG GTGGTTCTTCCTTGTCTGAAGTCAATGACTTGGGTAATGGAGAATAAAAACTCGACCACAGCAAGTAGGCTAGCTGTAATTAACCTGAAG TTACAAGATTACAGCAGAACTCATGTGGGAGAGTCAGAGGTAAAGTTTTCGCTATCGAGGCTCACATTAGAGCCCATGTTGAGGTCCATGGCATACATCAGCGAACAGCTTTCTACCCCTGCCAATAAAGTCGCAGTCATCAATTTGAAG CTTCAAGACTCAGAGACAACCTCAGGAGAATCAGAAGTGAAATTTCAGGTGTCCAGGGATACTTTAGGTGCCATGTTGAGATCAATGGCATACATTCGTGAGCAACTCTCTAATGCA ATCAACACGAAACAAGATAATACAGCTAAAAGGCAGCGAAAGTAG